Proteins encoded by one window of Nicotiana tabacum cultivar K326 chromosome 10, ASM71507v2, whole genome shotgun sequence:
- the LOC107811497 gene encoding prohibitin-1, mitochondrial, with the protein MNLNNVKVPKMPGGGAASALIKLGVVAGLGVYGVANSLYNVDGGHRAIVFNRIIGVKDKVYPEGTHFMIPWFERPVIYDVRARPHLVESTSGSRDLQMVKIGLRVLTRPVPDQLPTVYRTLGENYNERVLPSIIHETLKAVVAQYNASQLITQRENVSREIRKILTERAANFNIALDDVSITSLTFGKEFTAAIEAKQVAAQEAERAKFVVEKAEQDKRSAIIRAQGEAKSAQLIGQSIANNPAFITLRKIEAAREIAQTMSHAANKLYLSSDDLLLNLQDLNLDSAGKR; encoded by the exons AtgaatctcaacaatgttaaggTTCCTAAGATGCCTGGCGGTGGTGCAGCTTCCGCTTTGATTAAGTTGGGAGTGGTGGCTGGTCTTGGTGTGTATGGAGTTGCTAACAGTCTCTACAATGTTGATGGTGGACATCGTGCAATCGTGTTCAATCGTATTATTGGTGTTAAAGATAAG GTTTATCCAGAAGGGACACATTTCATGATCCCTTGGTTTGAAAGGCCGGTCATTTATGATGTTCGTGCACGTCCTCATCTAGTGGAGAGCACTTCAGGAAGTCGTGACCTTCAGATG GTCAAAATTGGTCTTCGAGTTCTCACTCGTCCTGTTCCGGACCAACTACCCACTGTTTACCGAACACTTGGTGAGAACTACAATGAAAGGGTCCTCCCTTCCATTATTCATGAGACTTTGAAAGCTGTGGTTGCTCAGTACAACGCAAGCCAGCTCATCACCCAGAGAGAG AATGTTAGTAGAGAAATACGCAAGATTTTGACAGAGAGAGCAGCTAACTTCAACATTGCGCTAGATGATGTGTCAATTACCAGTCTGACTTTTGGAAAGGAATTTACGGCCGCAATTGAAGCAAAACAGGTGGCTGCTCAAGAAGCTGAGAGGGCTAAGTTTGTTGTGGAAAAGGCTGAGCAAGACAAGCGAAGTGCTATAATTAGAGCTCAG GGTGAGGCTAAAAGTGCCCAGCTCATTGGTCAATCAATTGCCAACAATCCAGCATTTATCACGCTTAGGAAAATTGAAGCTGCAAGAGAAATTGCGCAAACTATGTCACATGCAGCCAACAAGTTGTACTTGAGCTCAGATGATCTGTTGCTCAATCTTCAGGACTTGAACTTGGATAGCGCTGGAAAAAGGTGA